The following nucleotide sequence is from Centropristis striata isolate RG_2023a ecotype Rhode Island chromosome 7, C.striata_1.0, whole genome shotgun sequence.
tttatttattttaatgatcaACAATTGAGTGACACTAAACACACCATATATATTTCTATCAAGCCATTTTCTAAAATTATTTCCACAGTTttaatttctagaattggttcaataaatgttgttgttgtttgggttttaacttttttttttaaagtgggcgTGGTGGTTTTAAGGTACATGCGCTTCCTGATTGGCACTGAacatatagtataatatagtatattacattacattacattacattacatgtcatttagtaTAACATAAATATAGTATAACTTAGCTATTTATTTacgtaattgtatttattctaaTGATCAACAATTGAGTGACACTAAACACACCATATATATTTCTATCAAGCCATTTTCTAAAATTATTTCCACAATTTTAATTTCCAGAATTGGttcaataaatgttgtttttatttgggttttagcttttttaaaagtggGCGTGGTGGTTTTAAGGGACATGCGCTTCCTGATTGGCACTAAacatatagtataatatagtataacataaatatagtataacttatatataatataacttagctatttatttatgtaattttatttattttaatgatcaACAATTGAGTGACACTAAACACACCATATTTATTTCTATCAAGTCATTTTCTAAAATTATTTCCACAATTTTAATTTCCAGAAttggttacattacattacatgtcatttagtaTAACATAAATATAGTATAACttagctatttatttacttaactttattttatttaatgatcAACAATTGAGTGACACTAAACAcaccatatttatttaaatcaagCCATTTTCTAAAATTATTTCCACAATTTTAATTTCCAGAATTGGTtcaataaatgttgttgtttgggttttagctttttttttttaaagtgggcgTGGTGGTTTTAAGGGACATGCGCTTCCTGATTGGCACACACAGTCCTGACTCTGCTTGTGCCAACGTGGATGCATGAAGCTGGAACTTCActgctactttaaaaaaaactggaacAAACTGTGCAACAAGTGTCACTTTATGAACCCAAACAATGCCcccagtgatgatgatgatgatgatgatgatgatttactCACAGGTGGGCGATCCCGGCTTTGCGCACGGCGCTGGAGATGGCCTTCACCGCGGTGCACACAGAGTTGAGCAGCGTCGTCAGCTCCCCGGTGCCTTTCGCCTTCCTCCCCTCCTGCATCACGAACCGGGTCACGGTGACCACGTTGGTGTCGAAGACTCCTTGGTCGGACATGGTGGcagcctgagagagagagagaaagagagaaagagagagagagagagtggaggcTGGGGAGGAAACGCTGCAGGATTTAAATGCTCTGCAACGCGgaactgcagagagagagaaggggtgaCGGCTCGGAGGGCCAATccagagctgcagcagaggtGTGGCCCCGCTGGAAACACGAGCCGCTGTGACCCGGGGAGTGAAATGATGAAATGATAAAGGAACCAATAGAGGGGTGTGAGCAGGAGAATAGACGCGGTGCAGCCTGATTTAACTCTGGCTGGCTTTGCGCAAGACGCGACGTGAACTTTTCAGCAGGTTTGATAGCGAGAAAGAAAAGTTTCATAACTTTATTCTGATAGAGAACATAAATGTTCTTTAGTTTGGACACAAAGTTTTTTAGCTTccagagctctctctctctctctctctctctctctcaattcaattcaattggctttattggcatgacgtaacaatgtaaatattgcaataggaaagcaatatttacaataaattattataattctgttattcattttaaaagaaaagaaaaactaataacaataaaagaaaacaatatttacaatcaatatataattcatacaatctctgtctgtctgtctgtctgtctgtctctcccaacatataaattatatatatatatatatatatatatatatatattttttttaatcaattgcATATTGCACTTTATTTTAACATATCTGTAAAACGTTAttgaaaatatgtaaaagtgtttttgcaaaatcaaaaaaaatctctctttctctctgtctgtctctctctctgtctttctctctgtctgtctctctctctgtctgtctctctctctgtctgtctgtctctctctctctctttgtctgtctctctgtctctctctctgtctgtctgtctctctctgtctctctgtctctctctctgtctgtctgtctctctctttctctctctgtctgtctctctctgtttgtctctctctctgtctgtctgtctctctttctctctgtctctctctctgtctgtctcattcctctcaaatcaaataaaagtgGCTCTATTGTCATGTAAAACAGACGTTAACACTGCCAAAGCATGTGTGAAGTCGaaataacaaacagaaaaaaatgtataaataataaacagtatTAATGTctatttgtctatttatttatttataaagaaatgtgaaatgaaatgtgtctaaatcaaatcaaagtgtCTTTATTGGCATGGAAACAGACAAAGCAAAGCAAGTGTGaagtcaaaacaacaaaatgttcatCAACAGAAATATAGTGATTGTGGTGTTCACACTGTATATACAGATACAGTACAAATTGAAATACaataatgcatatatatatacacaataataTAGACATGCAGTTAAAATATAAGCttaacaaacaaatacacaagtaagaaatataaaattaaatcaactttttttttttttttttttaatctttttaactgtatttccGGCCTATtgcatctgtatttatttacttatttacttacttacttgatgtttaaaatgtgctttatatTGGAGGTGTTGATGATAACCATGAGATTTGAAAGATAAAATTTTGATGTactgataataatacattcagaGACACTTATTAGTAATTGGcagtcaggttttttttctaacatgaaaaaaagatcTATTTCAAATgattaaggattttttttttgtaaattgaaCCAAATAACACTATATTAGGTAGTCAAATCTGGCCCacataaattaatcaataataataatccaataacatatttagaatatataaaacaatctgattgggtttattctgcataacgagtactttttaaaaaaatactttaagaaCAAttagatgctgatacttttacaaTTTTAAGGTTTTGTTGTGGAGTAATTTAACAGCAGCAATTTAAGAagatagaaaacaaaaacaccaaatagTCAGTTCACATCAATTCAATAGTAATtaggtgtaaaaaaataaaaataaaaaatctaccTCCACATTTAATCATTGTCACGTGTAAAGGAACTAACTGGAATTTGTCTGAACTGACAAAACAACCCACCACCATGATAAACAAAGAACATGATGAATCAGTTAAACCTCACCATCGTTTCTAAACAGCACAGAGAAATCTGTTGGACAGATTTTGATATCAGCAGTTTTAGCTTTACCAGACTTTCCAAGACTGAACAATGGGAAGAGTTTCTCAGTGAAAGTGTCTCTGTGAGTGTAGAtgtgagtcattttgtcttcaggGTCGTAGAAGGACACCTCCCCCCTGTCATAGTCCAGCTGgactctgatcctctggagaCTCTTCTTCACTCTGACAGTCTGACCAACAACATCAAGGTATTCTCCACTTTTATATGTTAAACACCAGATTCCATATTTTGGTGTAGCATATCTCTGTCCCTTCCTGTCAACTGACTCTTTAGCCAAACCTACAAACCAGCCAGGATGAtctcccacctccacctcccagcTGTGTTTCCCTGAGCTgaagccctcagagcccagaacatCTGCATACTTAGTGTTtctctctggattatcaggaagctgctggTTTGTGTCTCCACGTCTCACACTGGTCAGATCATCAGACAGATAGAGACTGTAGGctgcagtgtttgggtccagaatgAGAGGAGTGAAGTGGACCTTCTCCTTCATCTTCTCCCAGACTCTGAAGgacaggttgcccaggtgtttggccacaTCTATCAGCGCTCCTGAGAGCAGCTGTGGATCTGACAGTGAGCACTGGACTCTGGCTCTGGTCTGAGTGGCTTTATAACTGCTGAGGAATGGCAccttgtgtttctgcagctcttcttcaACAGCAGAGATACTGTCTGACAGAGAGGAGATCTGCTCCTGaatcctcttcatctctctgctgATAGTCTTccccttctgctcctcttcctccctcagagcTGCCAGTCtggactcctcttcctctttcaggAACTGGTGGAGCTTGTTGAACTCTGCTctgatctgtctctctgtggacaACAGCTGCTTCTTGGACTGTTGACTCACTTCATTGTATGTTTCCTCCACTTGTTTGTATTTGTCCCTCTTGTCCTGCAGAGACTGTAAGTCAGATTTCAGCTGGTCCTTCAGGTCACTGACTGCTTGTTCTATAGGAACCACTTTGTGACTCTGGTGGAGAGAAAACTCACAGACAGGACACACAGCTTTGTCTTCATCCTCACAGAACCAATAAGGGACTTCTGGATGTTTatcacacacaacctcttctttcttttcttctttttctgtctcagatGATTcagatttctctctctcagcaaAGGAGTCAGCCAGTTCCTTCAGTGAAAGGTTTACAGCTGGTTCGTCAGTCGAGGACTTTCTTTTACAAATgggacagtttttgtttttagtttgttcCCAGAATTTCTGCAGGCAGCTTGAACAGAAGCTGTGGTTGCATCTCATAGACACAGGATCTCGGAAAGTCTCTGAACACACATGGCAGCTCAGGTAACTTTCCACACAAGCAGTTTTCTCAGCCATTTTCTCAGATATGTGAATTATCCTTTAACAGCAGGACTCACCAAATGTTTGTCCCTTTGAATTTCAGGTTACAATCCTTCTGATTTGTGTTTAATATCCTTCAGCCTGTAATGGCGTCTCAGCTCCGTGTCAGCAATGTAGAAATAATAAGTTTCACTTTCCTTTCTCAGTAACTGacagtttatatttcattttcttacCAGCAGATGGTGATATTGGATCAATTAACAGATTTAACAGTAACTTTCCACCTGAAATGTTTTAGAATTATTAGACTActtgtaaaaaaattaaagtgaaaacagGTGACATACAttgatatttatgttttaatttgcaccttaatttatttacctttgtattAATTCCCCAAATTATCTGCTTTCctatctgtgttttatttatttaaaaaaatgtattttttttattatatgtagtctattttttaaaaatttatttattaattgtatttatttattttaagctttGAAGAATTTACCCCATGACTTAGTTTGAGTGACTTCTAGTAATGAATAACAAATATGCAATAAAGTGAATGaagtgtaatatatatatatatatatatatatatatatatatatatatatatatatatatatttttttttttttttttttttttttttttttaagtatgaagaaaataatacaaaactaaataactttAGGGAAATAAATAGAGGTGAAAATGCAAAAgaccaataataaataaatacatttttaaatattcaatcataaataaatggaagaaaaatGTAACATGGAAGTAAATAAAACGGGGAATTAAAACAAAGGTAAATAAGTGAAGAAGTCAGTGACAACAAATATCAcattatgtcacattttatcacCTAATTAATGCCTTTATATATTGTTAATATGTTTGGCATATTAGTTTTTATCAAGTATttcattcatgtgtttttgtttttttttgcagtttcggtctttcatatttttattctttaaatttgttaatatgtaaaaaagaaaataaatgttacactttatctttaatgttgtaaaacaaaacagcacaagAGTCTTTGCTCTGTCCCAGAGTCACTTATTAGTTATTGTGAGTTACATATCAggtgaagatttaacatgaaaaacttgATCAGTTTCAAATGAAAACCACATAACACTATATTAAAGACCAGGCTCATTCTGGAGTTGAGAGAGTCCACTGACCTGACCATTAGGAACGTGGACATCAAGATTCCGACAGGCAGGAAGTGGAACGCCCAAACTGAGGTCAATCAAGCCATCAGTCGCCTGCAACATCAAGAGATCGTTGGCAGAGTCCAGGCAGGAAGAGCAGGCCTCGGGTGGGGAGAAGCGCCACGGTTCTGGTCCAAGGCCGATCGCCAAGAGAGGAAGGAGATGGTGGTGGCGGAGGTGACGAGGATGGAGGAAGAGCGCTACACCATCAAGGCCGTGTCGCAGGGCCGACAAGGAAGCTGGACAACCTGGGAGGGAGTCGTCAACCGAAACATCAGTTGGACAGACCTCCTGAAGATCCCGCAGGCAAGGCTCAGCTTCCTCATCTGCTCAACATATGACATGCTTCCATGTCCTCAGAACCTTCACCAGCGGTTCAGGAGTGAGGAATGCTGCACACTCTGGAACGCCCCTAACACAAACCTCCAGCACATCTAGTCAGGCTGTAAGATCGCAATCTCCCAGAGAAGCTATAGATGGCGCCACGACCAGGTCCTGGGGAAACTGGCAGAGGTGCTGGAGCGCTGTTGACAGGGCAGCAAGAGGGTACCACCAGCAGAGAACTATGGTTTCATCACAGAAGGTTGGGGGAGAAGAAACATCAGGCCAAAAGAAACAGCTAGGCTGTTTTCCCCCGATCAGGAGCGGAACATGAGATTGGACCTTGACAGGCAGCTCCGTTTCCCAGTCGAGATAACTATTACATCTGTCCGCCCTGACATAGTGTGAACAGAGCAGTTGGAGTCCAGGGAAGACTGGAGGACAGCCAGGAAAGACTGGATGACAGCAGTGAAAGACTGCACTGGGAGTCGGCGGCTAGTTACCCAACCCACTAGTACCACAGAGGAGGCACACCCAAACTAACTACAAAGAACCCTAAGAGAAAACAACCCAAAGGCCCTCCGAGAGGCGGAATGAAAGATGGGACTAACAGGATGGACAACTCGGTAAAAACATATGGCAAAAACAGCAAAGAGGAAGAGGGCCCACAGGTGGGGGACAAGCCCCTATGTGAGCACCAAGACCCAGTCGCCACCAACTCACACAGGACAGAGTCAAAAGCAGAGACCAAGAACCCAACTAGAAGGAGCAAACTCAATTGGCCAAAGTCAAGCGAAGCAGAAGCATGGCAAACACTGGACAACGACCTGATCAAGACACTGGAGGAATCATTGCGAGGAGGGGTGGAAACCAAGCTCAATCAGATTAGTGACATCCTATACCAGGTCTGCAAGGACAGGGTTGGCGAGGTGACCTCCAACCAGAGGACAACCCAAAGAGAgaagggaaggagagaaaaggagattGACCATCTAGTACGAAGGCGCCAGAAACTCCGTAAGAACACTCCGTAAGAAGAAAACTCTGTGGGAGGAGGTGAGGCAAAGACTGTCCAGGCTTTGAAGAGCTGAACGTATTCGCAAGCATAGcaaatggaaacaaaaagaaCGAGCCAGCTTCTTCAAAGACCCCTTTGGACACGCCAgacagctgctggaggagaagaagattGGGAAGCTTGAAACCACCAGGGAGCAACTGGAACAGCATGTCAAAGAGCAATTTCTTATATAGCTTGTAGGAGTCCCGTACAAGCTATATAAGAACTGCCTCAATGTGCTAAAGGTGCTATGGTACCTTATGAGAGCTACCTGGAAAAAGCAACTCATTCCATCTGAATGGCAAAGGGCTGTAGTGGTCTTCATCCCAAAGGAAGCAAACTCCAAAGGCATCGGCCAGTTCAGAAACATCGCCCTGCTGAATGTAGAAGGAAAAATCTTCTTCTCCACCAGGATGACCACCTACCTGCTTGAGAACGGCTACATAGACACCAACTGCCAGAAGGCGGGAAACCCAGGCTCTCCAGGGTGCGTTGAGCATGCAACAATGATCTGGGACCAGGTCCAGAAGGCCAAGCAGGAGAAGACAGACCTCCACGTCGTTTGGCTCGATCTTGCTAATGCATATGGATGAGTCCCACACCAGCTGATCAGCTCTGCCATGGAGTTCTTCCACATGCCCTCCTGCATCAAGAACATGGTTGCATCCTACTTCAATGACCTACAGATGTGCTTTGCCCTCCAAGATTTCACCACCAGCTGGCAGCCACTAGAGGTAGGAATTGCTATGGGGTGTGCCATCTCTCCCATCCTGTTCGTGGCAGCCTTTGAGGTAATCCTCATTGGTGCAAGACAGATAGTTGGAGGGATCAAACTACCAACCGGGCAGAGACTACCCCCACTGGGGACATATATAGACAACGTCACCAGTCTCCTTCAGACAGCAGCATGTACATCAAGACTGCTGAAAAGGATGGATGAGCTGATGTTGTGGGCTCGGATGAAGATGACGCCAGAAAAATCACGGAGCCTGTCTCTCAGAAGAGGAGTCAGAAATGACAGCACCATCTTTGTCATAGGAGGTGAGAAAATCCCACTCGTTTCTGAGCAACCCATTAAAAGCCTGGGGAGGCAGTAAACGGCAGAGCTTTTGGACAAACAGATGGGGAGAACCGTGTTGAAACAACTCTCAGAAGGCCTGGCAAAGGTTGACCAAAGCCAACTCCCGGGGAAGAATAAGGTCTGGTGCTACCAATTTACACTCTACAGGAGGGTGATGTGGCCGCTGAAAATGAGTGATATTCCCTCGTCCGCCGCAAGTTAGATGGATGGAAAAGCCAACTCATTCATCAGAAAGTGGTTGGGCCTACCACGGTGCTTTTGGAAGGAACaccctccagctgctgctgcgaTCCATCAGTTTGGGCTATAAGCAGGAAAAGACCAGGCTCATTCTGGAGTTGAGAGAGTCCACTGACCTGACCATTAGGAACGTGAACATCAAGATTCCGACAGGCTGGAAGTGGAACGCACAAACTGAGGTCGATCAAGCCATCAGTCGCCTGCAACATCAAGAGATTGTCGGCAGAGTCCAGGCAGGAAGAGCAGGCTTCGGGTGGGGAGAAGCTCCACGGTTCTGGTCAAAGGCCGATCGCCAAGAGAGGAAGGAGATGGTGGTGGCGGAGGTGACAAGGATGGAGGAAGAGCGCTACAAGATCAAGGCCACATTTTTCTTAACTGGCTCATATTAATCTGTGATTAACTGAGTAAAAACAACAGGCTTCTTATTAAACTAATTCACACATTTTATCACCTGAAATATTTCATACAAATTCATTTTCTGTGAATCAAAATGTCCTTTATTAGAAAATAGATAAAGCCTCAATTTCAGTagatacaaaacaaaatcacaaaatattcAGTTGACATCACTTCAATAGTAagtagatgaaaaaaaagacatcccAAGAAATTTAAGAACAAACCTCCATGAAAACCACTTTGAATAATTAATTACAGACTGTACAGACAATAagcaaaacatttctgtcaCCTTGGTAACCAAATCAACACTGCAGAATctgtaaaagaacaaaaagttgTAGTACTGTATCAGTGAAAATCTCTATGTCCTCCTGACACACTGCCTGATGTTTTGGACAATAATCAGGAAtcataatccaataatatatttggaatataaataaCCATCTGAGTGGGTCCAATCTACATAACGAGCacttttactgtttactgttgatactttaagtacattttataattttttaaggttatgaatgcaggactttcacttgtcatggagtaatttcacagcagCAATTTAAGTagatacaaaacaaaatcaccaaatatTCAGTAAATATCAATTCAATAGTtattagatgtaaaaaaaaaaaaaaaaatctacctcCACATTTATGATTGTCACGTGTAAAGGAACTAACTGGAATTTGACAAAACACCCCACCACCATCATAAACAAAGAACATGATGAATCAGTTAAACCTCACCACCGTCTCTACACAGCACAGAGAAATCTGTTTGACAGATTTTGATATCAGCAGTTTTAGCATCACCAGACTTTCCAATATTGAAATATGGGAAGAGTTTCTCAGTGAAAGTGTCTCTGTGAGTGTAGATGTGAGTCATGTCCTCAGGGTCGTAGAAGGACACCTCCCCCCTGTCATAGTCCAGCTGgactctgatcctctggagaCTCTTCTTCACTCTGACAGTCTGACCATCTCCACTAGTGTATTTTCCACTCCGATGCAATAAACACCAGACTCCATATTTTGGTGAAGGATATCTCTGCCCCTTTCTGTCAACTGACTCTTTAACCAAACCTACAGTCCAGTCAGGATGAtctcccacctccacctcccagcTGTGTTTCCCTGAGCTgaagccctcagagcccagaacagtGACATAGTTAGTGTTTCTCTCTGGATTGTCAGGAAGCTGCTGGTTTGTGTCTCCATATCTCACACTGGTCAGATCATCAGACAGATAGTGCCAGCAGTttgcagtgtttgggtccagaatgAGAGGAGTGAAGTGGaccttcttcttcatcttctcccAGACTCTGAAGgacaggttgcccaggtgtttggccacaTCTATCAGCGCTCCTGAGAGCAGCTGTGGATCTGACAGTGAGCACTGGACTCTGGCTCTGGTCTGAGTGGCTTTATAACTGCTGAGGAATGGCAccttgtgtttctgcagctcttcttcaACAGCAGAGATACTGTCTGACAGAGAGGAGATCTGCTCCTGaatcctcttcatctctctgctgATAGTCTTccccttctgctcctcttcctccctcagagcTGCCAGTCtggactcctcttcctctttcaggAACTGGTGGAGCTTGTTGAACTCTGCTctgatctgtctctctgtggacaACAGCTGCTTCTTTGACTGTTGACTCATTTCATTGTatgttttctccacttgttTGTATTTGTCCCTCTTGTCCTGCAGAGACTGTAAGTCAGATTTCAGCTGGTCCTTCAGGTCACTGACTGCTTGTTCTATAGGAACCACTTTGTGACTCTGGAGGAGAGAAAACTCACAGACAGGACACACAGCTCTGTCTTCATCCTTACAGAACAATCTAGTCTCTTCTGGATGTTTACTACACACCACCTCcagcttcttctcttctttttctgtgtcAGATGATCCAGATTTCTGTCTCCCAGCAAAGGAGTCAGCCAGTTCCTTCAGTGGAAAATTCACCCAAAAATGTTCCTTTGATGATTTTCTTTTACACATaggacagtttttgtttttagtttgttcCCAGAATTTCTTCAGGCAGCTTGAACAGAAGCTGTGGTTGCAGCTCAGAGACACAGGATCTCTGAAAGTCTCTGAACACACATGGCAGCTCAGGTAACTTTCAAAAAGAGCAATTTTCTCAGCCATTTTGCCGTTTccaaatgatcagaaaaagtaAATCCAGTTTTTTCAGTTTGCTGCTTAAAATCCTTCAAGTGATCAGTCAGAGATCTCACGGTGTAATGGCATCGCAGTTCTGTTCAACAATGTCAGAATCTGATCTCAACATCACCAACATCTTCCATTAGTTAATCATTATCAGAGATAAAAGCAGTCACATGTTTTTATTACCTGCAGATAGAACAGGATTCTGTCCTTCAACACCAGCACTCCTTACAAGATGGTCCAGAGTTTCAGACTATAAAATTGTTGTGTCTGATGTTTCATGTGTCACAGTGAAAATATACTTTGTGACAGTGAAACTGTTGGGAACACAGGTGATGAAAAGACCACCGATGCTAAACTTATGTGTACGTGTATGTCTCTGTGCACAGTTTTTCAGAAACATTCATACGTTGAGTGCTTCTTTTTTATTGCAGATTACAGCCATCACTATCTTTCgactttgacacttttttttaatatgtcgCAGGACCTTTGAGCTCAAagttttattgctacatgtACTAACTTGTTACTCAAAGCAGCAAGTTTTTATAATGTAATTTCATTGCAACCTCCCCTCAAAACGACTGTAAATACTGAAAACGAATTACTGAATCTGCTCATGATACATGTGATTTACCAGACTTGTTtagataaatattataaacaaaacaatgtcaatatttattttcagagaTAATCAggtgataatgatgataataatgattatgATAAAAGGTATTTTCCTTCCTGGCTCATTTGCACAGGACTTTAACTTCCACGTTATACCCAcgaatattaaactgaaacatAACTTGTTGAGATTATTCTCAACCACACCAAGAGTCACAGCAATGATGGATTTCATAGATACCCTGGGCATACAGCATGTCTGATTAACAGAATGGGATTTCTGTGAAGTAATGTGCTTCATGGGGGAGCAGCACTGTTTGGTAGCTCTCtgattttgcacaaatttgctATTATGTACCAAGAGAGTTCAGTCATATCATAACAATACTTGTGTACATTCCATCCAAGGCAACTGCTGAAGTTCCATGTGAAGTTCTACATGACCTCGTTGCTAGGATACAGACTAAACATCCAGAAGCATTCTTGATAATATCAGGAGACTTCAATCATGTTTCCCTCTCCTCCCACCTGACTGGATTTACACAGTTCGTTAATTGTcccaacagagaaaataaaacccttgatctgctgtatgctaATGTCAAAGAGGTTTACAGAGCTACTGCCTTGCCCCCAATTGGACAATCAGATCACAATTTAgttcttctggagacttgttacaAACCTTGTGTGTGGAGGCTGCCTGCAACTAAAC
It contains:
- the LOC131974356 gene encoding nuclear factor 7, brain-like; the encoded protein is MAEKIALFESYLSCHVCSETFRDPVSLSCNHSFCSSCLKKFWEQTKNKNCPMCKRKSSKEHFWVNFPLKELADSFAGRQKSGSSDTEKEEKKLEVVCSKHPEETRLFCKDEDRAVCPVCEFSLLQSHKVVPIEQAVSDLKDQLKSDLQSLQDKRDKYKQVEKTYNEMSQQSKKQLLSTERQIRAEFNKLHQFLKEEEESRLAALREEEEQKGKTISREMKRIQEQISSLSDSISAVEEELQKHKVPFLSSYKATQTRARVQCSLSDPQLLSGALIDVAKHLGNLSFRVWEKMKKKVHFTPLILDPNTANCWHYLSDDLTSVRYGDTNQQLPDNPERNTNYVTVLGSEGFSSGKHSWEVEVGDHPDWTVGLVKESVDRKGQRYPSPKYGVWCLLHRSGKYTSGDGQTVRVKKSLQRIRVQLDYDRGEVSFYDPEDMTHIYTHRDTFTEKLFPYFNIGKSGDAKTADIKICQTDFSVLCRDGGEV
- the LOC131975351 gene encoding nuclear factor 7, brain-like gives rise to the protein MAEKTACVESYLSCHVCSETFRDPVSMRCNHSFCSSCLQKFWEQTKNKNCPICKRKSSTDEPAVNLSLKELADSFAEREKSESSETEKEEKKEEVVCDKHPEVPYWFCEDEDKAVCPVCEFSLHQSHKVVPIEQAVSDLKDQLKSDLQSLQDKRDKYKQVEETYNEVSQQSKKQLLSTERQIRAEFNKLHQFLKEEEESRLAALREEEEQKGKTISREMKRIQEQISSLSDSISAVEEELQKHKVPFLSSYKATQTRARVQCSLSDPQLLSGALIDVAKHLGNLSFRVWEKMKEKVHFTPLILDPNTAAYSLYLSDDLTSVRRGDTNQQLPDNPERNTKYADVLGSEGFSSGKHSWEVEVGDHPGWFVGLAKESVDRKGQRYATPKYGIWCLTYKSGEYLDVVGQTVRVKKSLQRIRVQLDYDRGEVSFYDPEDKMTHIYTHRDTFTEKLFPLFSLGKSGKAKTADIKICPTDFSVLFRNDGEV